From the Bacillota bacterium genome, the window GATGCAACTGAACGGGCCCAACTGCCTTAGTATTGTCATCGAGTCACCTGGCCTGCTCTCCCAGTATGAGCAGCTCGAACGCCAGGGGAAACCACTCGAAGTTGCTCTCATAATAGGGGTACACCCAGTCATCACACTGAGCTCGCAGCTCCCTACGCAGACGTTCGGTCTCGACAAGATGGCGGTCGCCAGCGCGCTGGCCGGTGAGCCTATCCGCATGGTCAATTGCATAGAGGTCGACCTTGAGGTGCCTGCGGATGCCGAGATAGTTCTGGAAGGGCGAATACTTCCGAAGGTGCGCAAATCGGAGGGGCCATTCGGCGAGTTATTTGACTATTACGGGCCTCAGACCATGCAGCCCGTCGTCGAGATAAGCACCGTGACTTTTCGATACAACCCGATTTTTCAGGTGATTTTCCCCTCCAGTTACGAGCACAAGATGACCGGGGCGCTCATGCGAGAAACGATCCTTTTCAATCACGTGCGGCATGTAGTCCCGACCGTGAAGAGCGTAAACGTTACGATGGCTGGTGGTGGTCGATGCCATGCCATAATCTCTATCAAGAAGACCGTCGAGGGGCAAGGGAAGCAAGCGATTTTTGCGGCCTTTGCCGCCAATAAAGACATCAAGCATGTCTTAGTCGTTGATGATGATGTTGATATCTTTGAGCCGGAAGATGTCGAGTGGGCGATAGCCAGCCGGGTTCAGGCAGATCAAGGCGTGATAATAGTCCCCGGCGGCCAGGGCACTCCGTTGGAACCATCCCACGTGATTAGAGGAGTCTCCGCCAAGATGGGTATAGACGCCACATGTCCGCTTTCCGAAAAGCAAAGGTTCGAGCGCGCCCGCATTCCGGGATACGACCACATCAACCTGGACGATTACCTCACCCTGGAGCGCTAGGGGGTGACCACCGTTGAGCAACGCCATAGGCTTCGTGGAAACTCGTGGGCTGGTCGCGGCCATCGAAGCAGCGGATGTTATGGTCAAGTCTGCTGATGTAAAGATCATCGAATACCGGCTTGTCGGGTCAGGGCTCGTAAACATTACTGTCCAGGGAGAAGTGGCAGCGGTGAAAGTGGCCGTGGATACGGCGGTAGAGCGGGTGAGGAAACTCGGTGAGGCCATCTCGTTCCACGTGGTGCCGAGACCCCATGAGGACCTGCTCAAGGTCATACCTCTGCGGGAGGCGATTGAGCCTTGACGGATAGCCTTACCGAAAAAATCATCAGGGACATCCTCGCGAGATGTGGGACCGCCGACACCGCTGCCGGAGCGCGTCTGCAGCGGCCCAACTACCAGCGCGAGAAATGGAAACCACGGGTCGGATCCCGCGAGAGCAAGGACCACAGCCCGGCCCCCAGTGTTAATGCGTGCGTGCTGCAACCGGCAGCCACGGCCCCTCTGGTTCAGTCCAACCTGCCTGCTGGTGCGCTGCTTGGTTTCGCCGTTAAGAGAGCCAGCCCCGGTCACAGACCCGCTGAGGCAGGGCCCGAGGAACCTGTCGGGTGCCCGGCAGACCCAACGTCGCGAACCACAGCGCCTGAGGAACCGCGTGGGGAGGCTCCGGACCTACCCGGTATTGAGTTCCAGGGAGTTGCTGGTGGTGATACGTTTGGCTACGTGATGGCCGACATGGATCTGCGCCTGATCGAGCATCTCAAAATCGTCACCCAGAACCAGGCCGTTGGTGTCTTGTGCTCGCGTCGAGGAGCTGCCCCGTTGATCGTGGCGGCGGATGAAGCATGCGGGAGTGCGGACGTAGGTATTGCAGACATAGAACTGGTAGATGGCGATCGAGGCAAGCGTGGCGCGCTGGTGGTGTTTGAAGCGCAAAATGCCTTGGAAGCGACCAGGGTCGTGGAGACATGCCTTAACAACGTAAAAGAACGCCAACGGTACATCCTGGAAACCGGTGCCGGCGGGATAGAGACCCTCTACTGCTCGCGAGCGGCTCGGATCATTAACAGGCTGTTTAACGTACCGCTCGGCCGGGCATGTGGGGTAATCGCTGGCTATCCGGCCGCAGTAGGCTTGGCGGCTGCCAGTGTGGCGCTAAAGTCTGCTGATGTATTCCTGGAAAGCTTCTGCGGCCCCTCATCGTCCTGTCGCGTCGGGAACGAGTTCTGGACCGTCATTTCGGGCGACCCGAGCAGAGTCAAGACGGCTCTTGACGCTGCACACAAAATGGGAGCCGCCATCCTGCAGAGGCTGGCTACCAACACCGGGGAGGTTTCAAGTTGAGCGACGCACTGGGTCTCATCGAAGCAATCGGTTACGCCCCTTCCATGGCCGCCGTGGATGCAGCATGCAAGTGCGCGGAAGTAGAGTTCCTGGGGCTTGAGACGGTGATTGGAGCGGGGGGGAAAGCCTCAGTCGTGGTCAAGTTCAGAGGCGAGGTGGCAACGGTCACCACAGCGGTCGAAGCCGGCCTGGCAGCCGCTCGCTCGGTGGGTGAGGTACTTGCCTGGCGCGTCATGCCACGGCCACACGAGTCGCTTTCCAGGTTGATTTGGAGTGAAGAGACGCAAGCGTCAATCATTTGCAGGTAGGCGATCAGGCGGCGGCTGGTTAGTATCAGATGCTGCACCGGTTGCACAATTCCCAATAACATATGAAAGGCGGGTATTGAGTCATGGGTGAAGCTCTAGGTCTTGTCGAAACAAAGGGCCTTACCGCTGCTATCGAGGCGGCGGACGCCATGGTTAAGGCGGCGACGGTCACAATCGTTGGGTATGAGAAAATCGGATTCGGCCTTGTAACCGTCATGGTACGGGGCGATGTCGGTGCAGTCAAGGCCGCGACGGACGCAGGGGCGGCAGCGGCCAAGCGTGTCGGTGAACTCGTATCGGTACACGTAATTCCCAGGCCTCACGCGGAAGTTGAGAAGGAAATCCTGGCAAAGATCCAGGACGCACCACGTGGCTGAGTCGTGAACCATGAGAAGTCTGTACCTGACCTCGTTCAAGCATTGCATGGATGACGGCCGACAGGCCTTCCGGGACTCCGCCAGGAAGGCACTGGTTCTTGTGCCGGGGTCCAGTGTGGGGGCTGCGTTGGGGTTCGGCACACTCGACGTCTTGAGACGAGGTGGGTATGAGCTGTTGGTTGTACCTTCTCAGGATGCGATCGATGTCCTGGGCAAGGACAACATCGCATCACTTGCAGGCCTCACGGGCACACAGCTCGATATGGGAAGATGCGGGCCAGACATCGTCAAGCATGTTGATCTGGTCTACCTTCCGGTGGTCTCTCCCAGCCTGGTGGCGAGGGTCGGTCACGGTATCTACGATGAACCGCTGGCATCTCTAGTGTTTCACGCATTGATGGCAGGTGTCCCCGTAATTGGTACTGAAGATGGGGCCCGGCCAACGTCGGACGGTTACAGGGCCAAGGGGTACTCGAACCCATCGCCCGGTCTCGTTGAGATGCTGGAGGCCAACCTTGGGGCGGTAGCGGCGCTCGGGATGCGTCTATATCCATCGAGATCGGTGGCGAAAGAACTGGGGAGAGTGATCAACATCCCTTCGGCCGTGCCAGCCGGGAAACCATCGGTCCTCAACACTAAAGTGATCACCCGGTCAGACCTGGTTGGGCTGGAGAACTGCACTGTGCTGGTCCCCACCGGAGCCAGGTTTACCGAACTTGCCAAAGAGTACGCGGCCGAAAAAGGTGTCAAGTTCTCCTGTAACCAGGAAGGGGAGGTGTGCTGATGTACCTCGGCAGGGTGATCGGGACCGTCGTGGCGACACGCAAAGACGAAGGCCTGGTTGGCACCAAACTCCTCATCACTCAACCGGTGGATGCTGAGCGAGAACCCATCGGACAGCCGTTCGTTGCTGTAGATACAGTCGGTGCTGGAGCAGGAGAGATTGTGCTGTACGTTACCGGGAGCGTGGCTCCCTACGCCGTACGCAGGGGGGCCGTCCCGATAGACGCCGCTATAGTGGGTATTGTTGATCGGCTGGAATTGTCGAAGGACTAGCCAATCCTTTGGGGGGGGGAGTTACTCTGGACGCTCAAGTCTATAAGACCGGGCTCACGCGCAGGCAACTGGTGGATATACTTATGGGTCAGGGCCAAAAAGCAAGCCTGGTACTCAAAGATGGCCTTGTGGTGAACGTCATTACCCGCGAGGTTTACCAGGCTGATGTGGCCATTTATGACGACCTTATCCTCAAGGTGGGTGACGCATCAGACCTGACCGGCCCTTGCACCGAAATGCTCGACCTTAAGGGCAAGTATTACGTGGCCCCAGGTTTTATAGATTCTCATATGCATTTTGAAAGTAGTATGCTTACCATTTCGGAGTTCTCCCGTCTGTCCATCCCTTCCGGCACTACAACGCTCGTCGCGGACCCACACGAGATCGCAAACGCGCTCGGCCTTGTGGGCATCAGGGCAATGTGCGAAGAAGCGACGTTAGTGCCGAGCAGGGTTTACCTCGTCATACCCGCGCTTGTCCCGGACTGCCCGGGCCTCGAGACCGCGTGCTGTAACATCACTTCAAAGCACATGGCTGAGGCGCTGGGCTATCCCAACGTCCTCGGCATCGGGGAACTGCAGGGGTTTTCAAACGCCAGGGCGGTTCACCGGTACGCCCCACAGGTGGTCACCGACCTAGTGGCTTCGACTACCTATGCGCAGTCGATGGGGAAAACCGTTGACGGCAATGCCCCCGATCTTTTCGGGAGCGAACTGGCCGCCCACATCGTGGCCGGGGGCACCGAAGTCTCATGCCACGAGACAACGCGAAAGGACGAATGCCTCGAGAAGATCCGATACGGCGTTTATGTCTTCATGCGGGAGGGTTCCACCCAGAAAAACATGGCGGAGTGCATCAGGGTTGTGACCGAGGAAGGCGTGGACTCGCGCCGACTCATTGCGGCCACGGATGATATGGTCGCGGAGGACCTTGCAAGCACCGGCCATATGAACTGGGCGATCCGCAGGATCATCGAGCAAGGTATCGACCCGGTGGAAGCGATCCAGATGGCGACCATCAACCCCGCCACTTACTTCGGGCTAAAGCACATCGGGGTACTCTCTCCTGGGAAAATGGCCGATATCGCTGTGATCTCGGACCTGTCCGCGATGGAAATCGAGAAAGTTTTCATTGGCGGCAGGCTTGTCGCCGGGGCTGGTCAGACGCTTATCGATATCCCCGTTTACACCTACCCCGATAGCACAAAACGGTCGGTCAGGCGCGAACCTGTGGAGGCAGACATGCTTCAGGTAAGAGCGCATTCCGGCACTGCTCGCGTCAGGACGATCGGTCTAATTCCTGACCAGAACCTTACGGACCTACTCGAGTTTGATATACCTGTACAAGGTGAAATCGCGATGGCCGACCTTGGACAGGACGTTTTGCCGATCGCTGTGGTCGAACGCTACGGGCGCACCGGCGGAATAGGAAAAGGATTCGTAAAGGGATTTGGGCTATCGAGTGGCGCCTTCGCGGAGAGCGTCAGCCACGATGCCCACAACATCATTGTGGTCGGCACGGATCATCGGGACATGGCGGCCGCGGTCAACAGGGTTATCGAGATGAATGGGGGCGTCGCGGTCGTTAAGGGTGGCCGGGTGCTGGACGAGCTGCAGCTGCCCGTGGGTGGACTGATAACGGATGAGGTAGACGGCCTGAGGCTCAGCCAAAAGATAAGTGCTCTGCATGCTATTGCACGAGCGGAACTCGGCTGCCGGGTCCATGCTCCGTTCATGCACCTTTCGTTCTTATCGCTGACGACCAGCCCCAAGTTGAAAATCACGGACCGGGGTCTCATTGACGTGGAGCGATTCGCCATCGTGGACCCCGTCGTGTAGCCAAACGAGATTGAAGGGAAGGTAGGGCTATGACCCAGTACATTCACGCGGTGCCGAACTTCTCAGAAGGCCGCCGGCAAGAGGTCATCGAGACTATTATAAGCCAGGTTAGGGGCGTGCCT encodes:
- a CDS encoding UbiD family decarboxylase; translated protein: MALSLRCFLDQLRQRGNLWSVAKPVDPRFELGAIVKKTRGATPILFKQVVGYNMPVAAGVVGSRELLALSMGVQKDQLMTRIVEAITNPGTTRSVATAPAQENVLTKDIDLMKLLPVPTFHEKDSAPFITAAVLMVKDPMDGRRFTSIRRMQLNGPNCLSIVIESPGLLSQYEQLERQGKPLEVALIIGVHPVITLSSQLPTQTFGLDKMAVASALAGEPIRMVNCIEVDLEVPADAEIVLEGRILPKVRKSEGPFGELFDYYGPQTMQPVVEISTVTFRYNPIFQVIFPSSYEHKMTGALMRETILFNHVRHVVPTVKSVNVTMAGGGRCHAIISIKKTVEGQGKQAIFAAFAANKDIKHVLVVDDDVDIFEPEDVEWAIASRVQADQGVIIVPGGQGTPLEPSHVIRGVSAKMGIDATCPLSEKQRFERARIPGYDHINLDDYLTLER
- a CDS encoding BMC domain-containing protein produces the protein MSNAIGFVETRGLVAAIEAADVMVKSADVKIIEYRLVGSGLVNITVQGEVAAVKVAVDTAVERVRKLGEAISFHVVPRPHEDLLKVIPLREAIEP
- the pduB gene encoding propanediol utilization microcompartment protein PduB; protein product: MTDSLTEKIIRDILARCGTADTAAGARLQRPNYQREKWKPRVGSRESKDHSPAPSVNACVLQPAATAPLVQSNLPAGALLGFAVKRASPGHRPAEAGPEEPVGCPADPTSRTTAPEEPRGEAPDLPGIEFQGVAGGDTFGYVMADMDLRLIEHLKIVTQNQAVGVLCSRRGAAPLIVAADEACGSADVGIADIELVDGDRGKRGALVVFEAQNALEATRVVETCLNNVKERQRYILETGAGGIETLYCSRAARIINRLFNVPLGRACGVIAGYPAAVGLAAASVALKSADVFLESFCGPSSSCRVGNEFWTVISGDPSRVKTALDAAHKMGAAILQRLATNTGEVSS
- a CDS encoding BMC domain-containing protein; the encoded protein is MSDALGLIEAIGYAPSMAAVDAACKCAEVEFLGLETVIGAGGKASVVVKFRGEVATVTTAVEAGLAAARSVGEVLAWRVMPRPHESLSRLIWSEETQASIICR
- a CDS encoding BMC domain-containing protein; amino-acid sequence: MGEALGLVETKGLTAAIEAADAMVKAATVTIVGYEKIGFGLVTVMVRGDVGAVKAATDAGAAAAKRVGELVSVHVIPRPHAEVEKEILAKIQDAPRG
- a CDS encoding EutN/CcmL family microcompartment protein; this translates as MYLGRVIGTVVATRKDEGLVGTKLLITQPVDAEREPIGQPFVAVDTVGAGAGEIVLYVTGSVAPYAVRRGAVPIDAAIVGIVDRLELSKD
- the ade gene encoding adenine deaminase; amino-acid sequence: MGQGQKASLVLKDGLVVNVITREVYQADVAIYDDLILKVGDASDLTGPCTEMLDLKGKYYVAPGFIDSHMHFESSMLTISEFSRLSIPSGTTTLVADPHEIANALGLVGIRAMCEEATLVPSRVYLVIPALVPDCPGLETACCNITSKHMAEALGYPNVLGIGELQGFSNARAVHRYAPQVVTDLVASTTYAQSMGKTVDGNAPDLFGSELAAHIVAGGTEVSCHETTRKDECLEKIRYGVYVFMREGSTQKNMAECIRVVTEEGVDSRRLIAATDDMVAEDLASTGHMNWAIRRIIEQGIDPVEAIQMATINPATYFGLKHIGVLSPGKMADIAVISDLSAMEIEKVFIGGRLVAGAGQTLIDIPVYTYPDSTKRSVRREPVEADMLQVRAHSGTARVRTIGLIPDQNLTDLLEFDIPVQGEIAMADLGQDVLPIAVVERYGRTGGIGKGFVKGFGLSSGAFAESVSHDAHNIIVVGTDHRDMAAAVNRVIEMNGGVAVVKGGRVLDELQLPVGGLITDEVDGLRLSQKISALHAIARAELGCRVHAPFMHLSFLSLTTSPKLKITDRGLIDVERFAIVDPVV